Below is a window of Halolamina sp. CBA1230 DNA.
CGCCGGCGCCGGGATCTTGCTGGCCGCGACGGCCGTCCTGTTGGCAGTGAGCGCGCTGTGGTTCCGGGAGGTGGATATCTCGTGACCGACCCGCCGGGCTGGCTGTCGGCAACGTGGACCGTCGCGGCGTTCGAGGGCCGGGAGCGTCTGCGGATGGGTGCCGTCATCGCGGCGCTGCTCGCGGCGTATGGCGCCCTGTTCGTCTGGGTCGGGCCCGACCTCGTCGCGGGCGAGGAGCTGCAGGGGCTGCTCGACGCGATGCCGCCCGTGATGGTCGAGCTACTGGGGTTCGAGAGCCTCGCGTCGCTGTCGGGGCTGCTCGCCGGCGAGTACTACACGTTCGGCTGGCTGGTCGGGCTCGCGGGCTACGTCGCCTACACCGCCGCCGGCTCGGTCGCCGGCGACCTGGAGAGCGACCGGATGGACACCGTGCTCGCGGCGCCGGTTCCCCGGGGGAGCGTCCTCCTCGGAAACTTCCTCGCGCTGCTGGTTCCGATCCTGATCGTCAACGCCGTCGTCCCGCCGGTGCTGTACGTCGCCGCGGCCGCCGTGGGCGAGTCGCTCCCGCTCGATCACCTCCTCGCGCTCCACGCGCTCTCGGTGCCGTACCTGCTGTGCTGGGGTGCAGTTGGGCTCCTGCTGGGCGTGGTGATCGGCCGGAGCCGGGTCGCGGGCCGGATCGCGCTCGCGCTGGTGTTCGCCTCCTGGCTGTTCGAGTCGGTGCTGGACGTGACCGACTACGCCGAGGTGGCAGCGATCACGCCGACGCGGTATCTCGACCCGTCGGCCGTGCTGCTCGAGGGTGAGTACGACCTGCTCGGGACGGCCGTGTTGGTCGCCGCGACAGCGATACTCGTTACGGCGAGTCGAGCGGCGTTCGCACGCCGGGATCTCTAGCGGTCGGAAGCGCTGCTACGGCGCCCGAGCCACGAGCAGGAACGTCTCCGACCGGCTCGCCGCGAACGCGATCTCGAACCCGCCAGCTTCGAACCGTGTTCTCGCCTCCTCGAGACTGAACCGCTCCGAGACCGGCGGCCCGGCCTCGCCCGCCCCTGTGGCCGTCCAGTCGGCGACGGCGACGCACCCGTCCGAGGTGACGACGCGTTCGATCTCCGCGATCGACTCCTCGCTCGCGAACTCGTGGAACGTCATCGTCGAGAAGGCGCCGTCGAGTTCGCCGTCGTCGAACGGGAGCTCCGCCACCTCGGCGGTGACCAGTTCGACGTTCTCGGGCACGCCGTTCTCGCGGTAGCGGTCGTGCATCGCCTCCTGCACGTCGACGCCGTACACCGTTCCGGCGTGGGGCGCCACGTCGTCGGTGAAAAAGCCCGTCCCACTGCCGAGATCCGCGAGGGTGTCCGTCGCCGCCGCGTCGACCGCCCAGACGAGCTCCTCGGCGGAGACGTAGCGGTAGCGCGAGGCCGCGTCGTCGAGTTTCGCCGCCCGTTCCGGGTCGAACGTGTGGAATCCCATCGGTTACACGAGCCCCGCGACCAGTAAAGAGGTAGCGCTACCCGGCCGCGATTCAGCCCGCCAGTTCGTCGAACAGCGCTTCGACGCGTGTTTCGATCTCGTCGCGGATCGCGGCAACCGCCGCGGGCGAGCGACCGTCCGGGTCGTCGAGGTCCCAGTCGCGGCTCTCGCCACCCCAGCCGGCGGGGCAGACGTCCGCGGCCGAGCAGCCCATCGTGATGGCGTAGTCGCTCTCCCGGAGTTCGTCGACTGTCACCTCCCGGGGGATGCGATCCGAGATGGCGATCCCGATCTCGTGCATGGCGTCGACGACCGCCGGATGGACGTGGTCGGCTGGCCGTGTGCCGCCGGTGACCAGGTCGATCTCGCTCTGGAGCCCCCGTCGGTCGCGCTCCCGGCGAGCGAACGCGTACGCCATCTGCGAACGGCCGGCGTTCTGCACGCAGACGAAGGCGATGCGGATCGGGTCGGACGGAGTAGGTTCTGGCATGGTGGATCAGTCGCTCGTCACAGGGCTGCTCACGGCGGCGCTTCCGGGGAACAGTCGGTCTTTCGTCGCCAGCGCGACCCGGACCAGCGCGAGCATCACCGGCACTTCGATCAGCGGGCCGACGACTGTCGCGAGCGCGACGTTGCTGCCGACGCCGAACACGGCGACGGCGACCGCGATCGCGAGTTCGAAGTTGTTCGAGGAGGCCGTGAACGCGACGCTAACGCTCTCGGTGTAGGAGAACCCCAGCACCGCGCTGGCGCCGTAGGCCAGCGCCCACAGCCCGGTGAAGAAAAGCAGCAGCGGGACCGCGATCAGGACGATCTCCCCGGGGTTGGCGACGATGTAGTCGCCCTTCAGCGCGAACATCACCACGACGGTGAACAGTAGGCCGAGAAGCCCGAACGGGCTGATTCGGGGGATCACGCGATCGAAGTACGCGTCCCGGCCGATCGTGCGGAACGCCGTCTTCTGGGTCAGGTAGCCCAGTACGAGCGGGAGGCCGAGGAACACCCCGACCATCTGGGCGATCAGCGACATCGACACGTCGACCGCGGTGCCGCGCAGCAGCGTCAGGAACAGGAAGGCGTAGGGGACGAACAGCGCGATCTGGAGCAGGCTGTTCACGCCGACACAGACCGCACAGAGCTCCTGGTTCCCCGCCGCGAGCTCGTTCCAGATCAGCACCATCGCGATACAGGGTGCGATCCCGACGAGGATGAGGCCGGTGACGAACCCCGGCCGGCCGTCGAGGAACAACGTCGCGAGCCCGTACATCACGAACGGCGCGATCAGCCAGTTGAACGCCAGCGTGAGGCCGATCTCTTTGCGCGCGGTGCGGGTCACTTTCGGCACGCGCCCGTAGTCGATCTCGGCCATGATCGGGAAGATCATCACGAACAGCCCGAGCGCGATCGGGAGGCTGGTCCCGTGCCACGTGACGGCGTTCAGCGCGTCGACGAATTCGGGCGCGAACCGACCGAGCCCCACGCCCAGAACCATCGCCAGCCCGATCCAGACGGTGAGGTAGCGGTCCAGAACGCCCAGCGAGTCGCTCACGCCTCTGTCTCCCGATCGGCGACCGCGAGCAGGTCGTCGGCGAAGGCGGTGCTGTCGTAGTAGCGCCAGTTCCCCTCCTTCCGGCGAGTGGCGAGCCCGGCGTTGACGAGATCCGCGAGCGCGTGGCTGACCGCGCTCTCGCTCACGTCGACGACGGGTTCGAGTTCACAGACACAGAGTTCCCCCTCCGTGGCCGAGAGAATGCGGGTCAGTCGGTAGCGCGTCTCGTTGCCCAGCGCGGCGAACGCGTCGCGAGGGCCGTCGTCCCCCGACGCGGACGCTGCGAGGTCGACGAGTTCGTCGAGTCGCTGCTGGACGTCGGCGTCGCAGCACTCGCCGACCTCCGCCTCGATCCGCCGCCGCAGGCGCGGTTCGGTGTCGCTCATCGAGCGTTGGTTGAGCGAGCGTTCAGATAGCTGTTCTGGTCTGAACAGTTATTCAGATAGATCCCGCCGTTCGAGCGAGCTGTTTCTCCCCGGGAGACGACACGTCGGCATTTATCACCTCGGCGGGAAACTCGGTACCCATCAGGATGCCTGCGATCCAGACACACAACGTCTCCAAGCGCTACGGCGACGTGACCGCCGTCGACCGCGTCGACCTCACCGTCGAGGAGGGGGAGATCTTCGGCTTCCTCGGCCACAACGGCGCGGGGAAGTCGACGGTTATCAACATGCTGCTCGACTTCGCGCGGCCCACCGAGGGCGACGTCGAGGTGTTCGGCATGGACGCCCGCGAGGAGAGCGTCGCCGTCCGGGAGCGCATGGGCGTACTCCCGGAGGGGTACGACGTGTACGACCGGCTGACCGGCCGCCAGCACCTCCAGTTCGCGGCGG
It encodes the following:
- a CDS encoding ABC transporter permease subunit translates to MTDPPGWLSATWTVAAFEGRERLRMGAVIAALLAAYGALFVWVGPDLVAGEELQGLLDAMPPVMVELLGFESLASLSGLLAGEYYTFGWLVGLAGYVAYTAAGSVAGDLESDRMDTVLAAPVPRGSVLLGNFLALLVPILIVNAVVPPVLYVAAAAVGESLPLDHLLALHALSVPYLLCWGAVGLLLGVVIGRSRVAGRIALALVFASWLFESVLDVTDYAEVAAITPTRYLDPSAVLLEGEYDLLGTAVLVAATAILVTASRAAFARRDL
- a CDS encoding class I SAM-dependent methyltransferase, which produces MGFHTFDPERAAKLDDAASRYRYVSAEELVWAVDAAATDTLADLGSGTGFFTDDVAPHAGTVYGVDVQEAMHDRYRENGVPENVELVTAEVAELPFDDGELDGAFSTMTFHEFASEESIAEIERVVTSDGCVAVADWTATGAGEAGPPVSERFSLEEARTRFEAGGFEIAFAASRSETFLLVARAP
- a CDS encoding low molecular weight phosphatase family protein, whose protein sequence is MPEPTPSDPIRIAFVCVQNAGRSQMAYAFARRERDRRGLQSEIDLVTGGTRPADHVHPAVVDAMHEIGIAISDRIPREVTVDELRESDYAITMGCSAADVCPAGWGGESRDWDLDDPDGRSPAAVAAIRDEIETRVEALFDELAG
- the arsB gene encoding ACR3 family arsenite efflux transporter encodes the protein MSDSLGVLDRYLTVWIGLAMVLGVGLGRFAPEFVDALNAVTWHGTSLPIALGLFVMIFPIMAEIDYGRVPKVTRTARKEIGLTLAFNWLIAPFVMYGLATLFLDGRPGFVTGLILVGIAPCIAMVLIWNELAAGNQELCAVCVGVNSLLQIALFVPYAFLFLTLLRGTAVDVSMSLIAQMVGVFLGLPLVLGYLTQKTAFRTIGRDAYFDRVIPRISPFGLLGLLFTVVVMFALKGDYIVANPGEIVLIAVPLLLFFTGLWALAYGASAVLGFSYTESVSVAFTASSNNFELAIAVAVAVFGVGSNVALATVVGPLIEVPVMLALVRVALATKDRLFPGSAAVSSPVTSD
- a CDS encoding metalloregulator ArsR/SmtB family transcription factor, with protein sequence MSDTEPRLRRRIEAEVGECCDADVQQRLDELVDLAASASGDDGPRDAFAALGNETRYRLTRILSATEGELCVCELEPVVDVSESAVSHALADLVNAGLATRRKEGNWRYYDSTAFADDLLAVADRETEA